Proteins encoded together in one Candidatus Methylomirabilis limnetica window:
- the mlaD gene encoding outer membrane lipid asymmetry maintenance protein MlaD yields METLVGLFVVVGIVSMGYLSIKLGKLEVVSERGYTVLAAFDSVAGLKQGAVIEIAGVAVGRVKAIGLENYRAVVAMRIDTGIELQDDAIVSIRTKGLIGEKYVRITPGGSEKLVQPGGKLRDTEDPIDIENLISNYIFGKI; encoded by the coding sequence ATGGAAACGCTGGTAGGGTTATTCGTGGTGGTGGGAATCGTAAGCATGGGTTACCTCTCGATCAAGCTCGGAAAGCTTGAGGTGGTCAGCGAACGAGGATATACTGTCCTGGCCGCGTTCGACTCAGTCGCAGGCTTGAAGCAGGGGGCGGTGATTGAGATCGCCGGGGTAGCGGTAGGTAGGGTTAAAGCGATAGGCTTGGAGAACTATCGAGCCGTCGTCGCTATGAGGATCGACACTGGTATTGAACTTCAGGATGATGCAATCGTCTCGATCCGGACAAAGGGGTTAATCGGTGAGAAGTATGTGAGGATTACACCCGGGGGCTCTGAAAAACTGGTCCAGCCGGGAGGTAAGCTTCGGGACACCGAAGACCCCATAGACATAGAGAATCTCATCTCGAATTATATTTTTGGTAAGATCTAG
- a CDS encoding MlaE family ABC transporter permease yields MNNPLEAVGRAVLKQVQAMGRMAIFLGSTGFLAVMPPLKFRRIVGQVYFIGVQSSSIILLTAAFSGMVLGLQGYYTLRKFGSEALLGPAVGLSLIKELGPVMAALMVTARAGSASAAEIGIMRITEQIDALEAMAVNPMKYLVVPKVIAGLIAVPLLTGIFDVVGIYGGYLVGVKLFGVSSGTYFSEMRNMVEMSDIRGGFLKSLSFGLIITWVCTYKGFYAGYGAEGVGRATTEAVVLSSVLVLVWNYVMTAVLF; encoded by the coding sequence ATGAATAACCCGTTAGAGGCCGTCGGACGCGCGGTTCTCAAGCAAGTGCAAGCCATGGGGCGCATGGCCATCTTCCTGGGTTCCACCGGTTTCTTGGCGGTCATGCCACCGCTGAAGTTCAGGCGTATTGTCGGTCAGGTCTATTTTATCGGGGTGCAGTCCAGCTCTATTATTCTTCTCACCGCGGCCTTCAGCGGAATGGTCCTAGGGCTTCAGGGGTACTACACGCTTCGTAAGTTCGGGTCCGAAGCCCTTCTCGGTCCGGCTGTTGGCCTGAGCCTGATCAAGGAGCTGGGGCCGGTGATGGCAGCCCTGATGGTGACGGCGCGGGCCGGATCGGCCTCTGCCGCAGAAATCGGCATCATGCGGATCACCGAGCAGATCGACGCGCTGGAGGCAATGGCCGTCAATCCCATGAAATACCTGGTGGTTCCTAAGGTGATCGCGGGACTGATTGCAGTCCCGCTCCTGACCGGCATCTTTGACGTGGTTGGTATCTATGGCGGCTACCTCGTTGGGGTAAAGCTGTTCGGTGTCAGTTCTGGCACCTATTTCTCCGAGATGCGGAACATGGTGGAGATGAGTGACATACGGGGCGGCTTCCTGAAGTCGCTGAGCTTCGGCCTCATTATCACCTGGGTATGCACGTACAAGGGGTTTTATGCCGGGTATGGGGCCGAGGGCGTGGGAAGGGCGACAACAGAGGCGGTAGTGCTCTCGTCGGTACTGGTACTGGTCTGGAACTACGTTATGACCGCCGTCCTATTTTAA
- a CDS encoding MlaC/ttg2D family ABC transporter substrate-binding protein: MIAKQSDTRNRWKALVLAGATMAVLWTPGLGLAGPATDQIKGTMDQVLKILTDPTLKGEQKTKERRAKLHKIVVEQFDFSEMSKRSMGRNWSARTPEERTEFIRLFTDLLERTYIDRVEGYTGEQILYLEETSDGNYSEVRTKIITKRNQEVPIFYRVQKTDSKWEVYDIIIEGVSLVNNYRTQFSKIIRTSSYQNLVKKMQAKFEDEKMAETDSPKSKVR, translated from the coding sequence GTGATCGCGAAGCAGTCCGATACCAGGAACAGATGGAAGGCGCTGGTGCTTGCCGGAGCAACCATGGCGGTCTTGTGGACACCGGGACTTGGTCTTGCCGGTCCGGCGACAGATCAGATCAAGGGGACCATGGACCAGGTATTAAAGATCTTGACCGACCCGACTCTCAAGGGTGAGCAGAAGACCAAGGAGCGTCGGGCTAAGCTCCACAAGATCGTGGTGGAACAATTTGATTTCTCTGAGATGTCAAAGCGCTCCATGGGTCGGAACTGGAGCGCGCGTACTCCAGAGGAGCGCACCGAATTCATTCGTCTTTTTACCGACTTATTGGAACGGACCTATATCGACCGAGTCGAGGGGTACACGGGCGAGCAGATCTTGTACCTGGAGGAGACGTCGGATGGAAACTATTCCGAGGTTCGGACTAAGATCATAACTAAACGGAATCAGGAAGTTCCAATCTTCTACCGTGTGCAGAAGACCGACTCTAAGTGGGAGGTCTACGATATTATCATCGAGGGTGTAAGCCTGGTGAATAACTATCGTACTCAGTTCAGCAAGATCATTCGCACCTCCTCCTACCAGAATCTGGTAAAGAAGATGCAGGCTAAATTCGAGGATGAGAAGATGGCGGAGACTGACTCTCCCAAGTCGAAGGTTCGGTGA
- a CDS encoding TolC family protein — MMNAGRVRQAHWIVLPLALITTVAAIRPTSAQPPAPKAVYTLKDLIGRTLAISPEIRQMQRGAEVAMAKKDQADAGRFPQIEVTAIVGPSSRARGDAASSPDRKDDPTVNNVFERVEMKLVQPLYTFGKLTGFRSAAEEGVKVEKAKVEEKAADLILRVKELYYSRLMASDMLGLIDEISGDLDKAIVKTTRRLKAEVPGADEIDLYKLKAFRGEVLKNREEAQKGFDLATGALMFYAGLNRTQPFELDAIGLEASPKDVEPVDRGMGMALELRPEMAQVRAGLKATEALVMAEESNLYPQFFAAVNSVYAQAGNRTRQQNPFAFDPLNDRYAVIVLGFKYDLDFGITRGKIRAAQAEHLKVSETKQFAEQGIPLQVRKAHRELAEAQETLKATEDGWRNAKKWLVAAKANYDLGVGESRDLGQAAETYAKLRADNFKAMYNYNLSLANIEYATGRAVKEEAK, encoded by the coding sequence ATGATGAATGCAGGACGAGTGAGACAAGCACATTGGATTGTGTTGCCCCTGGCGCTCATTACAACGGTGGCTGCCATACGGCCGACGTCTGCGCAACCGCCGGCTCCGAAGGCCGTCTACACCCTGAAAGATCTAATCGGGCGGACCCTGGCTATAAGCCCGGAGATACGTCAGATGCAGAGAGGCGCCGAGGTGGCGATGGCGAAGAAGGATCAGGCCGATGCCGGACGATTTCCGCAGATCGAGGTGACTGCGATAGTGGGACCGTCGTCTCGCGCCCGCGGCGACGCGGCGAGCTCTCCTGACAGAAAGGACGATCCCACTGTCAATAATGTGTTCGAGCGAGTCGAGATGAAGCTGGTCCAACCCCTCTATACCTTTGGAAAGCTTACGGGCTTTCGTAGCGCTGCGGAAGAGGGGGTGAAGGTCGAGAAGGCAAAGGTGGAGGAGAAGGCCGCTGACCTGATCTTACGGGTTAAGGAGCTGTACTATAGCCGACTGATGGCGAGCGACATGCTTGGGTTGATTGACGAGATCAGCGGGGATCTCGACAAGGCGATTGTGAAGACGACACGGCGGCTCAAGGCTGAAGTGCCGGGCGCTGACGAGATAGATCTATACAAACTGAAGGCGTTCCGAGGCGAGGTGTTGAAGAACAGGGAAGAGGCCCAAAAAGGGTTTGATCTGGCCACGGGCGCCCTGATGTTCTACGCAGGTCTTAATCGCACGCAACCGTTTGAGCTGGATGCGATAGGGCTGGAGGCCTCCCCTAAGGATGTGGAACCGGTAGATCGAGGGATGGGTATGGCGCTGGAGCTACGTCCAGAGATGGCTCAGGTGCGGGCAGGGCTCAAGGCTACGGAAGCGCTGGTCATGGCAGAGGAGAGTAACCTGTATCCCCAGTTCTTCGCCGCAGTAAACAGCGTGTACGCCCAGGCGGGAAATCGAACCCGACAGCAGAATCCCTTTGCTTTCGATCCGCTGAACGATCGCTATGCCGTGATTGTTCTTGGCTTCAAGTACGACCTTGACTTCGGAATCACCAGAGGAAAGATCCGGGCGGCTCAGGCGGAGCACCTCAAAGTCAGTGAGACGAAGCAGTTTGCAGAGCAAGGGATCCCGTTACAGGTGCGTAAGGCTCATCGAGAGCTCGCTGAGGCACAGGAGACACTTAAGGCCACGGAGGATGGGTGGCGGAACGCGAAGAAATGGCTGGTGGCAGCTAAAGCGAACTACGATCTAGGAGTCGGGGAGTCCAGGGACCTAGGCCAAGCTGCGGAGACATACGCCAAGCTGCGGGCAGACAACTTCAAAGCCATGTACAATTACAACCTTTCGCTTGCGAATATCGAGTACGCCACAGGGCGAGCCGTAAAGGAGGAGGCAAAGTGA
- a CDS encoding ankyrin repeat domain-containing protein: MSDDVNAGDKHGKTALMRAAEEGRPEAVQALIAKSANVNAKDEYGWTALMRASLRGHLEVVQLLIAHGAWVHVKTDEGWTALMRASLTGHLDVVQALLAQGVDVNARQDNGATALFWASQEGQLEVVRTLIAHGADVNAKTNKGVTALIIAFNRSEDEVVKLLKEAGAKEEIPRG, encoded by the coding sequence ATGAGCGACGATGTGAACGCCGGCGATAAACACGGCAAAACAGCCTTGATGAGAGCGGCTGAGGAAGGCCGTCCCGAGGCCGTGCAAGCGCTGATCGCGAAGAGCGCGAATGTGAACGCCAAAGATGAATATGGCTGGACGGCCTTGATGAGAGCGTCTCTGCGAGGCCATCTCGAGGTCGTACAGCTACTGATCGCGCACGGCGCATGGGTACACGTCAAAACTGACGAGGGCTGGACGGCCTTGATGAGAGCGTCTCTTACGGGCCATCTCGATGTCGTACAGGCGCTGCTCGCGCAGGGCGTGGATGTGAACGCCAGGCAGGACAATGGTGCAACGGCCTTATTCTGGGCGTCTCAGGAAGGCCAGCTCGAGGTAGTACGGACGCTGATCGCGCATGGTGCGGATGTGAACGCCAAAACTAACAAGGGCGTAACGGCCTTGATTATAGCGTTTAATAGGAGCGAGGACGAGGTCGTGAAGCTCCTCAAGGAAGCCGGCGCAAAAGAGGAGATACCCCGGGGCTGA
- a CDS encoding DUF3047 domain-containing protein: MSTSIIPTTSTTLGYPKRGARHRIWPALVGLAVILLGLVSLTSAAKHTPNPASIPLPISGTMNEKGIPVGWDLETFQNHHQIKLEPLKDGQFGIRLVSEESSFGLHKVIEVDLKEFPILSWRWKVDRFPLAGDIREKDKNDQAAQLYVIFPNSLIRLRSPMLGYLWDSNAPAGTTADGHSPITPIKVIVLRSGKQQLGKWVQERRNVAEDYVRLFGQSSLPKVGRVAIWINSQHTKSTAQSSFADLQFQRAN; the protein is encoded by the coding sequence TTGAGCACATCAATCATCCCGACAACCTCAACAACATTGGGCTACCCAAAACGTGGGGCACGGCATCGGATCTGGCCTGCGCTCGTCGGTCTTGCAGTGATACTGCTAGGGCTTGTATCGCTAACGTCTGCAGCAAAGCACACCCCCAACCCGGCGAGTATTCCCCTGCCCATCAGCGGGACGATGAATGAGAAGGGAATCCCGGTCGGCTGGGATCTGGAAACCTTTCAGAACCATCATCAAATCAAGCTCGAGCCTCTTAAGGATGGTCAGTTCGGCATCCGCCTCGTGAGTGAAGAGAGCTCTTTTGGGCTACACAAGGTGATAGAGGTGGACCTAAAAGAGTTTCCGATACTGAGCTGGCGGTGGAAGGTAGATCGCTTTCCTCTGGCAGGTGACATCCGTGAAAAGGACAAAAATGACCAGGCCGCCCAACTCTACGTCATCTTCCCGAACTCGCTTATCAGGCTACGAAGCCCCATGCTCGGCTACCTCTGGGATAGTAATGCCCCCGCAGGAACTACTGCCGACGGCCATTCCCCCATTACCCCCATTAAGGTCATTGTCCTGCGGAGTGGAAAGCAGCAGTTGGGCAAATGGGTCCAGGAGCGCCGAAATGTCGCCGAGGACTACGTGCGACTTTTCGGCCAGAGCTCACTCCCCAAGGTGGGGCGTGTTGCTATCTGGATCAATTCCCAGCACACGAAATCAACTGCCCAGTCGTCGTTCGCCGATCTTCAGTTCCAACGAGCCAATTAA
- a CDS encoding ABC transporter ATP-binding protein, whose amino-acid sequence MIQIIDLYKRFERQQVLNGVNLTIPRGQVTAIIGRSGGGKSVLLKHLIGLMRPDSGQVLVDGIDLGRLRGKALDQVREKFGVLFQGGALFDSMTVLDNVAFPLREKTRLSEGEIAKRAMQRLEAVGLADMAHKYSAELSGGMRKRAALARALVHDPEIILFDEPTTGLDPILLHSIHRLILDAHKRFGFTAVVVSHEIPEIFDIAQTVAMLDNGIIVEHNSPEAIMASANPIIRQFITGTSNSETGPEQANRSGV is encoded by the coding sequence ATGATCCAGATCATTGATCTTTACAAAAGGTTTGAGCGGCAACAGGTACTCAATGGGGTGAACCTGACCATTCCACGGGGGCAGGTTACGGCTATTATTGGGAGGAGTGGAGGCGGGAAAAGCGTGCTGCTCAAGCACCTTATCGGCCTCATGCGACCGGATAGCGGTCAGGTGCTGGTTGATGGGATCGACCTCGGCCGGCTCCGCGGTAAAGCCTTGGATCAGGTACGCGAAAAGTTCGGCGTCTTGTTTCAAGGGGGCGCCTTATTTGACTCGATGACGGTGTTAGACAATGTTGCCTTCCCGCTGCGAGAAAAGACCCGGCTGTCAGAAGGCGAGATCGCCAAGCGCGCCATGCAGCGGCTGGAGGCCGTGGGTCTTGCTGATATGGCGCATAAATATTCCGCAGAACTCAGCGGAGGGATGAGGAAGAGGGCAGCTCTGGCCCGAGCCTTGGTCCATGATCCGGAGATTATTCTTTTTGACGAGCCGACGACGGGCCTCGATCCGATCCTGTTGCACTCTATCCACCGTTTGATTCTGGACGCCCACAAGCGCTTCGGATTCACCGCCGTAGTGGTCAGCCACGAGATTCCGGAGATTTTCGACATCGCCCAGACGGTAGCGATGCTCGATAATGGGATTATCGTGGAGCACAATAGTCCAGAGGCCATCATGGCCTCCGCCAATCCTATTATCCGGCAGTTCATCACCGGGACCAGCAATAGCGAGACTGGTCCGGAGCAGGCCAACCGATCTGGCGTGTAG
- the glnE gene encoding bifunctional [glutamate--ammonia ligase]-adenylyl-L-tyrosine phosphorylase/[glutamate--ammonia-ligase] adenylyltransferase: MSMPFPPGVEALAAAGCRYPEQAQQNLQRLAGSSHLSSLQSILPLLLDRLINLADPDMSLNNLERYAEVVIDRGFFFSHLRDSPKSLDLLLTLFGSSQHLSDILIRFPQDFHWLLQPGLLRRTRSKEELVEDLGGFLSRVKSQERVWAALRRFKMRETLRIGLQDLLGNLDLTGVTQQLSLVADVVLQRAYEICRADLVRRYGEPRYGGPAGEQACGFVIVGMGKLGGEELNFSSDIDLLFIYEGEGETDGLTSPSGILIGRVSNHEFFTRLGEGVIKAIGDLTSEGRVFRVDMRLRPEGRAGALVYSLRGYELYYESWGQTWERMALIKARPVAGDSAVGEAFLKLVVPFVYRRSLDYSAIGEIRAMKDRINAKVERDQETFRHVKLGYGGIREIEFIVQTFQLLYGPSDPWIREPNTLRALQRLADRGRVTTDEHATLVKAYAFLRTVEHRIQILHHLQTHVLPPDHDGLAQLARRLGYSPNLSSDPALALQQDYQRHIQAVRQVYDYLLREPPLEAEEILSHPLADFLDGRADESVAREQLAAAGISDLDRAVRSLIMLRDGPPFRRHTADTRRIFATLAPTFMEGVTQAPDPDLALLHFERFIERVGSGAVVYDVFKQAPLTLIHLMRLFGSSEFLSQLLILHPDLLDLLILPDQAERGRPGELVEECWRAVADAPAGSPKLDALRRFKQAEEFRIGILDLIGKADLDEVSRALTRLSDACVQTAYRLAREDLGPQYGLPSPAGFVVLGLGKCGAEEMGYGSDLDLIFAYAQEGTTAGGSQCMSHTEYFGRLADKICKNLTTITKEGTVYRVDIRLRPGGSVGRVAQSFAAFETHIARTAELWERQAYLRARPIAGDLDIAEPFMASLSELIYRPTSVESLAANITAMRHRMEVELTKERVGERHVKLGSGGIVDIEFVAQFLQLAYGSTLSALRVGGTLKALESARGAGLISDSDAVDLSTSYRFLRTVQNRLRVVADLETSVLPSDPDRLDRLARRLGYEAGDGGGPGERFLADYQRHTERVRGIYEAIFHPPLRT, encoded by the coding sequence ATGAGTATGCCGTTTCCACCTGGGGTTGAGGCGCTGGCCGCTGCCGGCTGCCGTTATCCTGAACAAGCGCAGCAGAACCTGCAACGCCTGGCTGGCTCGTCCCATCTGAGCTCCCTTCAATCGATTCTTCCACTGCTCCTGGATCGCCTGATCAATCTTGCTGATCCGGACATGTCGCTCAATAACCTGGAGCGCTACGCCGAGGTGGTCATTGATAGGGGATTCTTTTTTTCGCACCTCAGAGATAGTCCTAAGTCACTTGATCTTCTGCTGACGCTTTTTGGAAGTTCACAGCATCTTTCCGACATCCTGATCCGTTTCCCGCAGGACTTTCACTGGCTGCTGCAGCCTGGCCTACTCCGGAGGACCAGGTCTAAGGAGGAGCTGGTCGAAGATCTGGGCGGGTTCCTCTCGAGGGTGAAGAGCCAGGAGCGGGTATGGGCAGCGCTGCGTCGATTCAAGATGCGGGAGACCTTGCGGATCGGGCTCCAGGATCTTCTTGGCAATCTGGATCTGACCGGTGTGACGCAGCAACTGTCTCTGGTGGCTGATGTAGTGCTGCAGCGGGCCTATGAGATTTGCCGCGCTGATCTCGTGCGTCGGTACGGCGAGCCACGGTATGGAGGACCCGCTGGTGAGCAGGCGTGCGGGTTTGTGATCGTCGGGATGGGGAAGCTCGGCGGCGAGGAGCTGAATTTCAGTTCGGACATCGACCTGCTGTTCATCTACGAAGGGGAAGGTGAGACGGATGGGCTCACCAGCCCGTCAGGCATCCTCATCGGCAGAGTGAGCAATCATGAGTTCTTCACCCGCCTGGGAGAGGGCGTGATCAAAGCAATCGGCGACCTGACATCGGAGGGGCGCGTCTTCCGAGTTGACATGCGGCTTCGACCCGAGGGGCGGGCGGGTGCGCTGGTCTATTCGCTCAGGGGGTATGAACTCTATTATGAATCATGGGGACAGACGTGGGAGCGCATGGCTCTGATCAAGGCGAGGCCTGTGGCTGGCGATTCGGCGGTGGGTGAGGCATTCCTGAAGCTGGTGGTGCCGTTCGTCTATCGCAGGTCACTCGATTATAGCGCCATCGGGGAGATCCGAGCGATGAAGGATCGGATCAACGCGAAGGTCGAGCGCGACCAGGAGACCTTCCGCCATGTCAAGCTGGGCTACGGGGGTATCCGCGAGATCGAATTTATTGTACAGACCTTTCAGCTCCTGTACGGGCCAAGCGACCCGTGGATCCGCGAGCCGAATACGCTCCGCGCGCTGCAGCGATTGGCTGATCGTGGGCGCGTGACCACCGATGAACATGCGACATTGGTAAAGGCCTACGCCTTCCTCCGGACGGTCGAGCATCGCATCCAGATCCTCCATCACCTGCAAACCCATGTCTTGCCGCCGGACCATGACGGCCTTGCTCAGTTAGCTCGGCGCCTCGGCTACTCCCCCAATCTGTCGTCTGACCCGGCGCTGGCCTTACAACAGGATTATCAGCGGCACATCCAGGCGGTCCGGCAGGTATATGACTACCTGCTAAGGGAGCCGCCCTTAGAGGCGGAGGAGATATTATCTCACCCTCTCGCCGACTTTCTGGATGGACGGGCAGACGAAAGCGTTGCACGTGAGCAGTTGGCAGCCGCCGGCATATCGGACCTTGATCGCGCCGTCCGCTCACTGATCATGTTACGCGACGGCCCTCCCTTCAGACGCCATACGGCTGATACTCGGCGAATCTTCGCCACCCTGGCGCCTACCTTCATGGAGGGTGTGACGCAGGCGCCGGACCCGGACCTGGCCCTCCTGCACTTTGAGCGGTTTATCGAGCGGGTTGGTTCCGGCGCTGTGGTGTACGACGTCTTCAAGCAGGCGCCGCTCACCCTGATCCACCTGATGCGACTCTTTGGCTCAAGCGAGTTCCTCTCGCAGCTTTTGATCCTGCACCCCGATCTTTTGGACCTGCTGATCCTACCCGATCAGGCTGAACGTGGTCGACCCGGCGAGTTGGTTGAGGAATGCTGGCGCGCGGTGGCCGACGCCCCGGCTGGAAGCCCCAAGTTGGATGCGTTGCGGCGGTTCAAGCAGGCAGAGGAATTCCGAATCGGTATCCTGGACCTGATCGGAAAAGCCGACTTGGACGAAGTGAGTAGAGCCTTGACGCGTCTCTCGGATGCCTGTGTTCAGACGGCATATAGGCTGGCTCGCGAGGACCTGGGGCCGCAGTATGGTCTACCATCCCCGGCGGGGTTTGTCGTCTTGGGCCTTGGCAAATGCGGTGCCGAGGAGATGGGGTATGGGTCCGACCTTGATCTCATCTTCGCGTATGCGCAGGAAGGAACGACTGCAGGCGGGTCCCAGTGTATGAGCCATACAGAATATTTCGGGCGCCTGGCCGATAAGATCTGCAAGAACCTCACGACTATCACCAAGGAGGGAACGGTCTACCGGGTCGACATCCGGCTGCGCCCAGGTGGATCGGTGGGCAGGGTAGCACAGTCCTTCGCGGCATTTGAGACCCACATTGCCCGAACAGCCGAGCTGTGGGAGCGCCAGGCGTACCTGAGGGCGCGTCCGATCGCGGGTGACCTCGACATCGCGGAGCCGTTCATGGCTTCATTGTCCGAGCTTATCTATCGACCAACCTCAGTGGAGAGTCTGGCAGCGAACATCACGGCGATGCGGCACCGGATGGAAGTAGAACTGACCAAGGAGAGGGTCGGTGAGCGCCATGTGAAGTTGGGGAGCGGTGGGATTGTTGACATCGAGTTTGTCGCCCAGTTCCTCCAGCTTGCGTACGGATCTACGCTCTCTGCCCTGCGGGTTGGCGGTACGCTGAAGGCCCTCGAATCAGCTCGCGGTGCCGGTCTGATTTCCGACTCAGATGCTGTTGACCTCAGTACGTCATATCGGTTCCTGCGCACCGTACAGAATCGTCTTCGGGTCGTGGCCGATCTTGAGACCTCCGTGTTGCCCAGCGATCCGGACCGGCTCGATCGCCTGGCTCGACGGCTCGGGTATGAAGCGGGTGACGGTGGCGGTCCAGGGGAGCGGTTTCTGGCTGACTACCAGCGCCATACGGAGCGGGTACGGGGGATTTACGAGGCGATATTTCATCCCCCTCTAAGAACTTGA